Proteins from a single region of Bacillus carboniphilus:
- the infB gene encoding translation initiation factor IF-2, with amino-acid sequence MSKVRVYEFAKKHNVSSKVVIEKLKEINIEVSNHMSTIEDSVIPKLENALKPNSGGGSKKPEEKKNTQPAGQTKEADGSKKKNFEEADDDLEPRKVKVKSPAPKAREGKKHENENQKKESKVLTKGKNNKGKPQNGRNQHRGGNHSPTPQASQPKKKEKELPTKITFKESLTVAELAKKLHKEPSEIIKKLFMLGVMATINQTLDKDAIELVATDYGVEVEEEVVIDTTDLNVYMTEDADDATVERPAVVTIMGHVDHGKTTLLDSIRNTKVTEGEAGGITQHIGAYQIDLDGKKITFLDTPGHAAFTTMRARGAQVTDITIIVVAADDGVMPQTVEAINHAKAAEVPIIVAVNKMDKPTANPDRVMQELTEHGLVPEAWGGETIFVPLSALSGDGIDTLLEMIVLVSEMEELKANPDRKAYGTVIEAQLDKGRGSVATLLVQNGTLHVGDPIVVGNTFGRVRAMVNDLGRRVKEAGPSTPVEITGLNDVPQAGDRFVVLEDEKSARQVGESRAQQALQAQRNEKSKVTLETLFEQMKQGEVKDLNVVIKADVQGSAEALAASLNKIDVEGVNVKIVHTGVGAINESDIILASASNAIVVGFNVRPDVNAKRAAEQEDVEIRLHRIIYKVIDEIEAAMKGMLDPEFEEKVIGQAEVRTTFKVSKIGTIAGSYVTDGKITRDSGVRLIRDGVVVFEGEVDALKRFKDDVKEVATNYECGITIKNFNDIKEGDIIEAYVMEEVERT; translated from the coding sequence ATGAGTAAAGTGCGTGTCTATGAATTCGCTAAAAAACATAATGTTTCAAGTAAGGTAGTTATAGAAAAACTAAAAGAGATTAATATTGAGGTATCTAACCATATGTCCACTATCGAAGATTCGGTAATTCCGAAGCTAGAAAATGCCTTAAAGCCTAATTCAGGCGGGGGAAGTAAGAAACCGGAAGAGAAGAAGAACACTCAACCTGCCGGACAGACAAAGGAAGCTGACGGGAGCAAGAAAAAGAACTTTGAGGAAGCAGATGATGATTTGGAACCACGTAAAGTAAAGGTGAAATCTCCTGCTCCAAAAGCACGTGAAGGTAAAAAGCACGAGAATGAAAACCAAAAGAAAGAATCAAAGGTGTTGACTAAGGGGAAAAATAATAAAGGGAAACCTCAAAATGGCAGAAACCAACATAGAGGTGGAAACCATTCTCCAACCCCACAAGCTAGTCAACCGAAAAAGAAAGAAAAAGAACTACCTACTAAAATTACATTTAAAGAATCACTAACGGTAGCAGAGTTAGCGAAGAAATTACACAAAGAACCATCTGAAATCATTAAAAAGCTATTTATGCTAGGTGTTATGGCAACGATTAACCAAACACTTGATAAAGATGCGATTGAGCTTGTTGCTACAGATTATGGTGTAGAAGTAGAAGAAGAGGTAGTTATTGACACAACAGATCTAAATGTCTACATGACAGAAGATGCGGACGATGCTACAGTCGAACGCCCAGCTGTTGTAACCATCATGGGACACGTTGACCATGGTAAAACAACCCTCCTTGACTCCATTCGTAACACAAAGGTTACAGAAGGAGAAGCAGGTGGAATTACACAGCATATTGGTGCCTACCAAATTGATCTGGATGGTAAGAAAATCACGTTCCTAGATACTCCAGGTCACGCGGCTTTTACAACGATGCGTGCTCGCGGAGCTCAAGTAACGGATATTACCATTATCGTAGTTGCTGCAGATGATGGTGTTATGCCACAAACGGTTGAGGCTATTAACCACGCCAAAGCTGCAGAGGTTCCAATTATTGTAGCTGTGAATAAGATGGATAAGCCAACGGCAAACCCAGATCGTGTAATGCAAGAACTGACTGAACACGGGTTAGTTCCAGAAGCATGGGGTGGAGAAACAATCTTTGTTCCACTATCAGCATTATCTGGAGATGGAATCGATACCCTTCTTGAGATGATAGTTCTTGTTAGTGAAATGGAAGAGCTGAAAGCTAATCCTGATAGAAAAGCATACGGAACTGTTATTGAAGCTCAGCTTGATAAAGGACGAGGTTCTGTTGCCACGTTACTCGTACAAAATGGAACACTACACGTTGGGGATCCCATTGTAGTAGGTAATACATTTGGTCGTGTACGTGCAATGGTGAATGACCTTGGTAGACGTGTGAAAGAAGCAGGACCATCTACTCCAGTAGAAATCACGGGTCTAAATGATGTACCACAAGCGGGAGATCGCTTTGTTGTCTTGGAAGACGAGAAATCAGCTCGACAAGTGGGTGAATCAAGAGCACAACAAGCTCTTCAAGCTCAACGTAATGAAAAGTCTAAAGTAACGCTTGAAACTCTATTTGAACAAATGAAGCAAGGCGAAGTGAAGGACCTAAACGTAGTCATCAAAGCTGACGTTCAAGGTTCTGCGGAAGCTTTAGCTGCTTCTCTAAATAAAATTGATGTTGAAGGTGTTAACGTTAAAATTGTTCACACAGGTGTTGGAGCCATTAATGAATCCGACATTATTTTAGCCTCTGCATCTAATGCCATTGTCGTAGGTTTCAATGTGCGTCCTGATGTGAATGCTAAACGTGCTGCGGAACAAGAGGATGTTGAAATCCGTCTACATCGTATTATCTACAAAGTAATCGATGAAATTGAAGCAGCGATGAAAGGAATGCTTGATCCAGAATTCGAAGAGAAAGTGATTGGTCAAGCAGAAGTTCGTACTACCTTCAAAGTATCTAAAATCGGTACTATTGCTGGTAGCTATGTAACAGATGGTAAAATCACTAGAGACTCTGGCGTCCGCTTAATTCGTGACGGTGTCGTTGTTTTCGAAGGTGAAGTAGATGCTCTGAAACGTTTTAAAGACGACGTAAAAGAAGTGGCTACAAACTACGAATGTGGTATTACAATCAAGAACTTCAACGATATCAAGGAAGGCGATATCATTGAAGCATATGTAATGGAAGAAGTGGAAAGAACTTGA
- the ribF gene encoding bifunctional riboflavin kinase/FAD synthetase has protein sequence MEVISVSYPHSYNKEDFQESAMAIGFFDGVHLGHQKVIKTAIEYAKAHNMKSAVMTFDPHPSVVLGKNVQNVEMITPMQEKIEQIRALGVDYLFVVNFSEAFSKLQPQEFVDQFIIGLNVQHVVAGFDFSYGRFGKGKMDTLPEFSRGKFTQTTVEKYEKEEIKVSSTAIRSFLKEGRMDKVKEFLGRYYSVKGTVIHGHKRGRQIGFPTANIKLDQDSLKPPVGVYAVQVQVKGQWYIGVCNFGYKPTFDDGPLEPQAEVHIFDFSEDIYGETIVVRWHKRLRDEKKFPDIDELIRQIKQDAEDAKAFFRE, from the coding sequence TTGGAAGTCATTTCAGTTAGTTATCCTCATTCATATAATAAAGAAGATTTTCAAGAGTCTGCAATGGCAATTGGATTTTTTGATGGCGTTCATTTGGGTCATCAGAAAGTAATTAAGACTGCGATTGAATATGCCAAAGCGCATAATATGAAAAGTGCAGTTATGACATTTGATCCTCATCCATCCGTAGTACTGGGGAAAAATGTACAAAACGTTGAAATGATTACACCCATGCAGGAAAAGATTGAACAAATAAGAGCATTAGGTGTGGATTATCTTTTTGTCGTGAACTTTTCGGAGGCGTTTTCAAAATTACAACCACAAGAATTTGTGGACCAATTTATCATTGGGTTAAATGTTCAGCATGTAGTAGCAGGCTTTGATTTTTCATATGGTCGTTTTGGAAAAGGAAAGATGGATACATTGCCGGAATTCTCAAGGGGCAAGTTTACGCAAACAACAGTAGAGAAGTACGAAAAGGAAGAAATCAAGGTCAGCTCAACGGCCATTCGTTCGTTTTTGAAAGAAGGGCGAATGGATAAGGTAAAAGAGTTTTTAGGTCGATATTATTCTGTAAAAGGGACCGTTATACATGGTCATAAACGTGGCCGTCAAATCGGATTTCCGACAGCGAATATAAAACTCGATCAAGATTCATTAAAGCCACCGGTTGGTGTATATGCGGTTCAAGTTCAAGTCAAGGGTCAGTGGTACATAGGAGTCTGTAACTTCGGATACAAACCAACATTTGATGATGGGCCACTTGAACCCCAGGCAGAAGTCCATATTTTTGATTTTTCAGAGGATATATATGGCGAAACCATTGTGGTTCGTTGGCATAAGAGACTTCGTGATGAGAAAAAATTCCCTGACATTGATGAATTGATTAGGCAAATAAAGCAGGATGCTGAGGATGCAAAGGCCTTTTTTAGAGAATAG
- a CDS encoding polysaccharide deacetylase family protein, translating into MKRFLKWILVMGIATLIIQNPWTTQYVVSLKQTAVPIGKNIKLYNEIQDFAQSVYIPPKDAKVDPVWKKIPGYNGLKVNIDASYDNMKKEGKFIEKLLVYEQVPPKVHLSDLPAEPIYKGHPDKPMISLLINVAWGEEYLLDILATLKKHNVKATFFLEGRWVQKNPDLAKMIAEGHHDIGNHSYTHPNLETLPTAKTIEELTKTNDIIEATTGIKPVWFAPPSGAFRKETVGIAKQMNMETIMWSVDTIDWQKPSKEVLLGRVLPKLHNGALILMHPTQSTRDSLETLITEARKKGYQFGTVTRTLSEERILSTKEEQRLSQKP; encoded by the coding sequence ATGAAGCGATTTTTAAAATGGATTTTAGTCATGGGAATAGCTACACTCATCATTCAAAATCCTTGGACAACGCAATATGTCGTTAGTTTAAAACAAACCGCGGTACCCATTGGCAAAAATATAAAGTTGTACAATGAAATACAAGACTTTGCTCAGTCTGTCTATATTCCACCAAAGGACGCTAAGGTCGATCCTGTGTGGAAAAAAATCCCTGGTTACAATGGACTGAAGGTTAATATTGATGCTTCCTATGACAACATGAAAAAAGAAGGTAAGTTTATTGAGAAATTGCTGGTCTATGAGCAAGTTCCTCCAAAAGTCCATTTAAGTGATTTACCAGCAGAACCGATCTATAAAGGTCATCCAGATAAACCGATGATTTCATTATTGATCAATGTTGCCTGGGGAGAGGAATACTTATTGGATATATTAGCCACATTAAAAAAGCATAATGTTAAAGCAACTTTCTTCCTGGAAGGCAGATGGGTGCAAAAAAATCCAGACCTTGCTAAAATGATAGCCGAAGGTCATCATGACATCGGAAATCATTCGTATACACATCCGAATTTAGAAACGTTACCAACTGCTAAAACAATCGAAGAATTAACAAAGACGAATGACATCATTGAGGCCACAACAGGAATAAAACCTGTGTGGTTTGCACCACCATCAGGCGCCTTTAGAAAAGAAACCGTAGGAATAGCTAAGCAAATGAACATGGAAACCATCATGTGGAGCGTGGATACGATTGATTGGCAGAAGCCTTCAAAAGAAGTTCTGCTCGGTAGGGTGTTACCTAAGTTACATAACGGAGCTCTCATTTTAATGCATCCAACCCAGTCTACGAGAGACTCCTTAGAAACACTGATTACGGAAGCAAGGAAGAAAGGATATCAGTTTGGAACCGTAACAAGAACCTTAAGTGAAGAACGTATCCTTTCAACAAAAGAAGAGCAACGATTATCCCAAAAACCATAG
- the pnp gene encoding polyribonucleotide nucleotidyltransferase — MEQEKQIFSMDWAGRKLTVEIGQLAKQANGAVLVRYGDTGVLSTATASKEPKNLDFFPLTVNYEERLYAVGKIPGGFIKREGRPSEKAILASRLIDRPIRPLFADGFRNEVQVVSIVMSVDQDCSSEMAAMFGSSLALTISDIPFQGPIAGVVVGRVDNQFVINPTVEQMEKSDINLTVAGTKDAINMVEAGADEVPEETMLEAIMFGHEEIKKLIAFQEEIQKAMGKEKMEVKLYKVDEELEAKVRSICESEMVQAVQVVEKHAREDAIQAVKTKVVEQYEAEEADDDTLKQVKEILQKIVKSEVRRLITEDKVRPDGRGLDVIRPLSSEVGLLPRTHGSGLFTRGQTQALSICTLGALGDVQVLDGLGIEESKRFMHHYNFPHFSVGETGFIRGPGRREIGHGALGERALEPVIPSEKEFPYTVRLVSEVLESNGSTSQASICASTLAMMDAGVPIKAPVAGIAMGLIKSGEHYSILSDIQGMEDHLGDMDFKVAGTEKGVTALQMDIKIDGLSREILEEALHQAKTGRMHILQSMLATISTPRGELSPYAPKILQMAINPDKIRDVIGPSGKQINKIIEETGVKIDIEQDGTVFISSTNEEMNQKAKKIIEDIVREVEVGQMYLGKVKRIEKFGAFVEIFSGKDGLVHISELAEERVKSVEDVVKIGDELLVKVTEIDKQGRVNLSRKAVLREQKEKEEQA; from the coding sequence ATGGAACAAGAGAAACAAATCTTTTCCATGGACTGGGCTGGCCGTAAGCTGACCGTTGAAATCGGTCAATTAGCAAAACAAGCAAATGGCGCTGTCCTAGTACGCTATGGAGATACTGGTGTGTTAAGCACCGCTACTGCCTCAAAGGAACCAAAGAACTTAGACTTTTTCCCACTAACAGTGAACTATGAAGAAAGACTATATGCCGTTGGGAAAATTCCGGGAGGCTTTATTAAACGTGAAGGAAGACCAAGCGAAAAAGCCATTTTAGCTAGCCGTTTGATCGACCGTCCAATTCGCCCTTTATTTGCGGATGGTTTCCGTAATGAAGTACAAGTTGTAAGTATTGTAATGAGTGTGGATCAAGACTGCTCATCTGAAATGGCCGCTATGTTCGGTTCTTCATTAGCGCTTACAATTTCAGATATTCCATTCCAAGGGCCAATTGCTGGAGTAGTAGTAGGTCGTGTGGATAATCAATTTGTGATTAACCCAACTGTTGAACAAATGGAAAAGAGTGATATTAACTTGACAGTTGCTGGAACAAAAGATGCGATTAACATGGTTGAAGCAGGGGCGGATGAAGTTCCTGAAGAAACGATGTTAGAGGCCATCATGTTCGGTCACGAAGAAATTAAAAAGCTTATTGCTTTCCAAGAAGAAATTCAAAAGGCAATGGGTAAAGAGAAAATGGAAGTCAAACTTTATAAAGTGGATGAAGAACTAGAAGCAAAGGTCCGCTCTATTTGTGAAAGTGAAATGGTACAAGCTGTTCAAGTGGTTGAAAAGCATGCTCGTGAAGATGCGATTCAAGCAGTTAAAACGAAAGTGGTTGAGCAATACGAAGCGGAAGAAGCAGATGATGATACGCTTAAACAAGTGAAGGAAATCCTTCAAAAGATTGTAAAATCAGAAGTTCGTCGTTTGATTACAGAAGATAAGGTCCGTCCAGACGGGCGTGGGCTTGACGTAATTCGTCCTCTATCATCAGAAGTAGGTCTACTTCCACGTACACATGGTTCAGGACTATTTACGAGAGGTCAAACACAAGCGCTTAGTATTTGTACATTAGGTGCGCTTGGTGACGTACAGGTGTTAGATGGGTTAGGTATTGAAGAATCTAAACGCTTTATGCATCACTATAATTTCCCTCACTTCTCTGTTGGGGAAACAGGGTTCATTCGTGGACCAGGTCGTCGTGAAATCGGACACGGTGCACTAGGTGAAAGAGCACTAGAGCCAGTTATACCATCCGAAAAGGAATTCCCGTATACAGTCCGTCTTGTATCTGAAGTGTTAGAATCAAACGGTTCTACATCACAAGCGAGTATTTGTGCAAGTACATTAGCGATGATGGATGCCGGTGTTCCAATTAAAGCTCCTGTAGCTGGTATTGCAATGGGACTAATCAAATCTGGAGAACATTATTCAATCCTATCTGATATTCAAGGTATGGAAGATCATTTAGGAGATATGGACTTTAAAGTGGCAGGTACTGAAAAAGGAGTAACTGCACTACAAATGGATATTAAAATCGATGGACTTTCTCGTGAAATCCTAGAGGAAGCTCTACACCAAGCAAAAACGGGTAGAATGCACATTTTACAATCTATGCTTGCAACGATTTCAACTCCAAGAGGAGAGCTTTCTCCGTATGCGCCAAAGATTCTTCAAATGGCTATTAACCCAGATAAAATCCGTGATGTTATCGGACCAAGTGGGAAGCAAATTAACAAAATCATTGAAGAAACTGGCGTAAAGATTGATATCGAGCAAGATGGTACAGTCTTCATCTCTTCTACAAATGAAGAAATGAACCAAAAGGCGAAGAAAATCATTGAAGACATCGTAAGAGAAGTAGAAGTAGGTCAAATGTATCTTGGTAAAGTAAAACGAATTGAAAAATTCGGCGCTTTCGTAGAAATCTTCAGTGGTAAAGATGGACTCGTTCACATTTCTGAATTAGCAGAAGAACGTGTGAAATCTGTAGAAGATGTTGTGAAAATTGGAGACGAACTACTAGTGAAGGTAACAGAGATCGACAAACAAGGTCGTGTGAACCTATCAAGAAAAGCCGTTCTTCGTGAACAAAAAGAAAAAGAAGAACAAGCTTAA
- the rnpM gene encoding RNase P modulator RnpM: MATNKKIPLRKCVATGEMKPKKEMIRVVRSKEGNVEVDPTGKKSGRGAYLSKTKEAVELAKKKNVFSHHLEVQVPDEVYEELMKFVEKES; the protein is encoded by the coding sequence ATGGCTACAAATAAAAAGATTCCTCTCCGGAAGTGTGTAGCAACAGGCGAGATGAAGCCGAAAAAAGAAATGATTCGTGTGGTCCGTTCTAAAGAAGGCAATGTAGAAGTGGATCCTACAGGAAAAAAGTCTGGTCGCGGAGCTTACCTTTCTAAAACAAAGGAAGCTGTTGAGCTAGCAAAAAAGAAAAATGTATTTTCCCATCACCTAGAGGTTCAAGTACCAGACGAAGTATATGAAGAACTAATGAAATTTGTTGAAAAGGAGAGCTAG
- a CDS encoding DUF503 domain-containing protein, which produces MIISATIECMIYDARSLKEKRAVLQRIMTRLKQTFNIAVAEVEHQDVWQRTTIAIVTVNSSHVTAEKEIQRALQFIDSFPEIERTVTEVERL; this is translated from the coding sequence TTGATCATAAGCGCTACCATAGAGTGTATGATCTATGACGCCCGCTCCTTGAAGGAGAAGCGGGCGGTTTTACAAAGAATTATGACGAGGTTAAAACAGACGTTTAATATTGCAGTAGCAGAGGTTGAACACCAGGATGTTTGGCAACGAACAACCATTGCCATCGTTACGGTCAATTCTTCACATGTAACGGCTGAAAAGGAAATCCAAAGAGCTTTACAGTTCATTGATTCCTTTCCAGAGATTGAACGGACTGTTACGGAAGTAGAACGGCTATAA
- the truB gene encoding tRNA pseudouridine(55) synthase TruB — MDGILPLLKPKGFTSHDCVMKMRGIFQTKKVGHTGTLDPDVTGVLPICIGKATRISEYLLNSPKGYEGSVTIGKSTTTEDASGEVVDNKQCAAVTREDVVEAMEKLTGTFIQIPPMYSAVKVNGKKLYEYAREGKEVERPQREITVFNWTLESDGEVFEGPYPTFRFSVQCSKGTYIRTLAVMIGELLGYPAHMSDLQRTKSSIFTLSDCKTFQELQEAKENGELASLLVPISEALQDLPNYTINDTLAKKVLNGLVLEKRQLPFYKGEELFLFMDESKEALAIYREHPTKPDLVKPDKVFHF, encoded by the coding sequence ATGGATGGAATTTTACCATTATTAAAGCCCAAAGGGTTCACGTCTCATGATTGTGTCATGAAAATGAGGGGCATTTTTCAAACGAAAAAGGTTGGTCATACGGGAACCTTAGATCCGGATGTAACCGGTGTATTACCAATCTGTATCGGAAAGGCGACCCGAATTAGTGAATACCTTTTAAATAGCCCTAAAGGATACGAAGGCTCTGTTACCATCGGAAAATCTACCACAACGGAGGATGCTTCTGGTGAGGTAGTGGATAACAAGCAGTGTGCAGCTGTAACGCGAGAAGATGTCGTAGAGGCAATGGAAAAGCTGACGGGCACATTTATTCAGATCCCCCCGATGTACTCAGCCGTAAAAGTGAACGGAAAGAAATTATATGAGTATGCACGGGAAGGGAAAGAAGTGGAAAGACCTCAAAGGGAAATAACCGTCTTCAATTGGACATTAGAGAGTGACGGAGAAGTCTTTGAAGGACCGTATCCTACGTTCCGTTTTTCCGTTCAATGTAGTAAAGGGACGTATATTCGGACGCTTGCTGTCATGATTGGGGAACTGCTGGGTTATCCTGCACATATGTCTGATTTACAACGAACGAAATCTTCTATTTTTACCTTGTCGGACTGTAAGACTTTCCAAGAACTCCAGGAAGCTAAAGAAAACGGAGAATTGGCTTCTCTATTAGTACCGATTTCTGAAGCGCTTCAAGATTTGCCCAATTATACGATAAATGATACATTAGCTAAGAAAGTGTTAAATGGGCTGGTTCTGGAAAAGAGACAACTTCCTTTTTATAAGGGTGAAGAGTTGTTTTTATTTATGGATGAATCCAAGGAGGCCTTGGCTATTTATCGCGAGCATCCCACAAAGCCCGATTTAGTGAAACCGGATAAAGTGTTTCATTTTTAG
- the nusA gene encoding transcription termination factor NusA, protein MSSELLDALTLLEKEKGISRDVIVEAIEAALVSAYRRNFNQAQNVRVDLNLEKGSMRVFARKEVMEEVDDPRLEMSLEDAKEISPNYEIGDVVEIEVTPRNFGRIAAQTAKQVVTQRVREAERGIIYSEFVDREEDIMTGIVQRQDGKFTYVQLGKIEALLPFSEQMPNESYEPHTRLKVFLTKVDKTSKGPQIFVSRTHPGLLKRLFEIEVPEIYDGTVEIMSVAREAGDRSKISVRAENPEVDPVGACVGPKGTRVQAIVNELKGEKIDIVKWSEDPVEFVANALSPSKVLEVIVDESEKATTVIVPDYQLSLAIGKRGQNARLAAKLTGWKIDIKSETDARELGIYPRDNALINAKDDYEEYEEFDQVEDSTEE, encoded by the coding sequence ATGAGCAGTGAGTTGTTAGATGCTCTAACGCTGCTTGAAAAAGAAAAAGGAATTTCTAGAGATGTTATTGTTGAAGCCATTGAGGCTGCTTTAGTTTCAGCGTATCGAAGAAATTTCAATCAAGCCCAAAATGTAAGGGTTGATTTAAATTTAGAAAAAGGCTCTATGCGAGTTTTTGCACGTAAAGAAGTAATGGAAGAAGTCGATGATCCACGCTTAGAAATGTCTCTAGAGGACGCAAAGGAAATTAGTCCAAACTATGAGATTGGTGATGTTGTAGAAATCGAGGTCACTCCACGTAACTTTGGAAGAATCGCTGCTCAAACAGCAAAGCAAGTGGTGACGCAAAGAGTACGTGAAGCGGAAAGAGGAATTATTTATTCTGAATTCGTAGATCGCGAAGAAGACATCATGACAGGGATTGTACAAAGACAGGATGGGAAGTTCACATATGTACAGCTTGGAAAGATTGAAGCTTTGCTTCCATTCAGTGAGCAAATGCCGAACGAATCCTACGAACCACACACAAGATTAAAAGTGTTCCTTACTAAAGTTGATAAAACTTCTAAAGGACCACAAATCTTCGTTTCTAGAACACACCCAGGTCTTTTAAAACGACTTTTTGAAATTGAAGTTCCTGAGATTTACGATGGCACAGTTGAAATTATGTCTGTAGCTCGTGAAGCGGGAGACCGTTCTAAGATCTCGGTTCGTGCAGAAAACCCAGAGGTTGATCCAGTTGGAGCATGTGTAGGACCAAAAGGTACTCGTGTTCAAGCGATTGTAAACGAATTAAAAGGTGAAAAGATTGATATTGTAAAATGGTCTGAAGATCCTGTTGAATTTGTTGCCAATGCACTTAGTCCATCGAAAGTATTAGAAGTTATTGTGGATGAATCTGAAAAAGCAACAACCGTAATCGTACCTGATTATCAATTATCATTAGCGATTGGTAAACGTGGTCAAAATGCTCGTCTTGCAGCCAAGTTAACCGGTTGGAAAATTGATATTAAAAGTGAGACAGATGCGAGAGAATTAGGAATCTATCCACGGGATAATGCTCTAATAAATGCAAAAGATGATTATGAAGAATATGAAGAGTTTGACCAAGTAGAGGATTCTACTGAAGAATAA
- a CDS encoding YlxQ family RNA-binding protein, with protein sequence MTNNNWMSLLGLANRARKVVSGEEQVIQEIRRGKAKLVLLSRDASDNTTKKVMDKSHHYKVPVRLVESRDVLGHSIGKPSRVVVCITDGGFASSVMRLLEEI encoded by the coding sequence ATGACCAATAATAATTGGATGTCCCTATTAGGGCTTGCTAATCGTGCACGGAAGGTAGTTTCTGGGGAAGAACAAGTGATACAAGAAATTAGAAGAGGGAAAGCAAAGCTTGTCCTCTTGAGCAGGGATGCATCTGACAACACGACAAAGAAGGTAATGGATAAAAGTCATCATTATAAAGTTCCAGTCCGTCTTGTTGAGAGTCGTGACGTGTTAGGTCATTCCATTGGTAAACCTTCTCGCGTAGTAGTGTGCATTACTGATGGGGGTTTTGCTTCGAGCGTAATGAGACTGCTTGAGGAAATTTAG
- the rpsO gene encoding 30S ribosomal protein S15 — translation MAITQERKRELIEEFKTHESDTGSPEVQIAVLTEEINNLNEHLRTHKKDHHSRRGLLKMVGRRRNLLTYLRDKDVQRYRELINKLGLRR, via the coding sequence ATGGCAATCACTCAAGAACGCAAGCGCGAATTGATTGAAGAGTTCAAAACTCACGAAAGTGACACTGGTTCACCAGAGGTCCAAATCGCTGTCCTAACGGAAGAGATTAACAACCTAAACGAACATTTACGTACTCATAAGAAAGATCATCACTCTCGTCGTGGTCTTTTGAAGATGGTTGGTAGACGTCGTAATTTACTTACTTATCTTCGTGATAAAGATGTTCAACGTTACCGTGAGCTTATCAACAAGCTTGGTCTACGTAGATAA
- the rimP gene encoding ribosome maturation factor RimP, translating into MSKVTETVESLAIPILEQLQLELVDIEYVKEGQNWFLRIYVDKDAGVDIEECGLVSEKLSERLDEVDPITHPYFLEVSSPGAERPLKKPEHFQKAVGKNVHVKTYEPIDDEKVFEGKLVSFNGEELTVEYKVKTRVKTITIPMDKVAKARLAVLFS; encoded by the coding sequence ATGAGCAAAGTTACGGAAACCGTAGAAAGCTTAGCTATTCCAATTTTGGAACAACTACAATTAGAACTTGTAGACATTGAATACGTGAAAGAAGGACAAAATTGGTTCCTCCGTATATACGTTGATAAGGATGCAGGTGTCGACATTGAAGAGTGTGGTCTGGTAAGTGAGAAGTTAAGCGAGAGGCTGGATGAAGTTGATCCAATCACTCATCCATACTTCTTGGAAGTTTCTTCTCCAGGTGCTGAAAGGCCATTGAAGAAGCCAGAACATTTTCAAAAAGCGGTTGGAAAAAATGTTCATGTGAAGACGTACGAACCGATTGATGACGAAAAGGTATTTGAAGGAAAGTTAGTATCCTTCAATGGAGAAGAACTCACTGTTGAGTACAAGGTAAAAACCAGAGTCAAAACCATTACCATTCCGATGGATAAGGTAGCGAAGGCTCGTTTAGCAGTGTTGTTTTCATAA
- the rbfA gene encoding 30S ribosome-binding factor RbfA, producing the protein MSLRANRVGEQMKKELGDIIGRKIKDPRIGFVTVTDVRVTGDLQQAKVYISVLGDEEKKQESLKALAKAKGFIRTEIGQRIRLRKTPEILFEIDEAFEYGNRIEHLLHEIKKDENHTEDN; encoded by the coding sequence ATGAGTTTAAGAGCCAACCGAGTCGGAGAACAGATGAAAAAAGAACTCGGAGACATTATTGGCAGAAAAATAAAAGACCCACGCATCGGCTTCGTAACGGTTACGGATGTTCGTGTAACAGGGGACTTGCAACAAGCCAAAGTGTATATCTCCGTTTTAGGTGACGAAGAGAAGAAACAAGAATCCTTAAAGGCATTAGCAAAAGCTAAAGGATTCATTCGAACAGAAATTGGACAAAGAATCCGCCTTCGTAAAACACCTGAGATTCTATTTGAGATTGATGAAGCGTTTGAATACGGAAATCGAATCGAACATCTTCTTCATGAAATCAAAAAGGATGAAAATCATACCGAAGACAATTAG